In the genome of Leptospira kanakyensis, one region contains:
- a CDS encoding S1C family serine protease produces the protein MKSIFHLCFYFSFFTSLFFSCKTESQNPNQRIFTDYVSRTVSISIENEDLLGKKRWSGSGFLISKDGFVLTCAHVIGNYQKKLVVRLGGNGKRYLGKVISSDFKKDISLVALETDDTFNFFDLNEKGKAERGQTYYSISSPLGLEESFTSGIVSDPVRVGVDSIVSEISFLQVNQSILPGSSGAALFDVRGNLIGMAQFQLKNSEYNQQGVGFAILPKYLSEFLSSVSLTKFSKEEIQRGIVEVPTITDFLVQNLNLPTREGVLISYLVEKSPAEVSGLKRYDLIVEINGKKIRSNEELNSFFKEVAHSERLQIKVIRNRSEKVLYINP, from the coding sequence ATGAAATCCATCTTTCACCTTTGTTTTTATTTTTCATTTTTCACATCCCTTTTTTTTTCTTGTAAAACCGAATCTCAAAATCCCAATCAAAGAATTTTTACGGATTATGTATCTCGGACAGTTTCCATCTCTATCGAAAACGAAGATTTACTCGGAAAAAAACGTTGGAGTGGATCTGGATTTTTGATCTCTAAAGATGGATTTGTTCTTACTTGTGCCCATGTCATTGGGAATTATCAAAAAAAGTTAGTGGTCAGGCTCGGTGGGAATGGAAAAAGATATCTGGGTAAAGTGATATCCTCTGATTTCAAAAAAGACATCAGTCTTGTAGCTTTAGAAACGGATGATACATTTAATTTTTTCGATTTGAACGAAAAAGGAAAGGCTGAAAGAGGGCAAACTTATTATTCGATATCTTCACCATTGGGGTTAGAAGAAAGTTTTACATCTGGTATCGTGTCCGATCCCGTAAGAGTGGGTGTTGATTCTATCGTGTCTGAGATATCTTTTTTACAGGTCAACCAATCGATATTACCAGGAAGTTCTGGTGCTGCCCTATTTGATGTTCGTGGGAATTTAATTGGAATGGCTCAATTCCAATTAAAAAATTCAGAATACAACCAACAAGGAGTTGGGTTTGCCATTTTACCAAAATACTTGTCTGAATTTCTAAGTTCTGTTTCGTTAACCAAATTTTCTAAAGAAGAAATACAAAGAGGAATTGTCGAAGTTCCCACCATCACAGATTTTTTGGTTCAAAACTTAAATTTACCAACTAGGGAAGGTGTTCTCATCAGTTACTTAGTGGAAAAAAGTCCAGCGGAAGTTTCTGGTTTAAAACGCTATGATTTGATTGTCGAAATCAATGGAAAGAAAATCAGAAGTAATGAAGAGTTGAACTCTTTTTTTAAGGAAGTAGCCCATTCAGAACGATTACAAATCAAAGTGATTCGAAATCGTTCTGAAAAAGTTTTATATATTAACCCTTAA
- a CDS encoding CsgG/HfaB family protein: MKPYLACLSLLLSLFFANCRTMDAAVQYPDSGKTDLGITKVAVLLFDIEEAKWGDEFTDAVSLQIAKRLPIKVIEREQLSKVVNEQSFSKTGIIDTQTAVRLGKVLGVDALIFGRGSSLKKYDEKGKLIPNLVDTVSLKIVHIESGHVIVNARKKPGADWTIGRLLQYSLGLGLIWSREDILLTTSEYDFVAESLVERIVSELKK, translated from the coding sequence ATGAAACCATATTTAGCGTGCCTATCCCTCCTCCTTAGTCTTTTCTTTGCAAACTGTCGCACGATGGATGCGGCTGTCCAATACCCTGATTCGGGAAAAACAGATCTGGGAATTACGAAAGTAGCTGTTTTACTTTTTGATATTGAAGAAGCAAAATGGGGGGATGAATTCACCGACGCCGTGTCCTTACAAATTGCAAAACGCCTCCCGATCAAAGTCATCGAAAGGGAACAACTTTCCAAGGTAGTAAACGAACAAAGTTTTTCTAAAACCGGAATTATTGATACACAAACAGCTGTTCGCCTAGGAAAAGTTTTAGGTGTTGATGCTCTCATTTTTGGAAGAGGATCCTCACTCAAAAAATACGATGAAAAAGGAAAACTCATTCCCAACTTAGTAGATACTGTTTCCTTAAAAATAGTTCATATTGAATCCGGGCATGTGATCGTAAACGCACGTAAAAAGCCAGGTGCAGACTGGACAATCGGTCGACTTTTGCAGTATAGTTTGGGACTAGGTCTCATTTGGAGCCGTGAAGACATTCTCCTAACTACAAGTGAGTACGATTTTGTAGCGGAAAGTTTGGTGGAACGAATTGTATCTGAACTAAAGAAATAA
- a CDS encoding Dps family protein, which translates to MMKINIGIPEEERSAISESLKKLLADTYTLYQKTHSYHWNVTGPMFQTLHILFMTQYTELWNAIDPIAERIRSLGYYAPMGGWEFAKYSSISEDKEVPKATDMIRRLVEGNEAVIRTARAAYEPAEKGNDQATLDLLTQRLDIHEKTAWMLRSLLED; encoded by the coding sequence GTGATGAAAATTAACATTGGAATCCCAGAAGAAGAAAGAAGTGCTATCTCAGAGTCTTTAAAAAAACTCTTAGCGGATACGTACACTTTGTACCAGAAAACACATAGTTACCATTGGAATGTTACAGGGCCTATGTTCCAAACTCTACATATTTTGTTTATGACTCAATACACAGAACTTTGGAATGCCATCGACCCGATTGCCGAAAGAATTCGATCTTTGGGTTATTATGCTCCTATGGGCGGGTGGGAATTCGCTAAATATTCCAGTATTTCGGAAGACAAAGAAGTTCCAAAAGCTACGGATATGATTAGAAGACTCGTGGAAGGCAATGAAGCAGTGATCCGCACAGCACGTGCCGCTTACGAACCTGCCGAAAAAGGAAATGACCAAGCCACCTTGGATCTACTCACACAAAGACTTGACATTCACGAAAAAACTGCCTGGATGTTACGTTCGTTACTCGAAGATTAA
- a CDS encoding alpha/beta hydrolase, with the protein MKKILSTFIIFLTFFLLGAGYYFSTSIVSFPVTSLEEDKTKLKIESVADFGLPEPESIRFQNGSLRLRGWYFKNPKKKKCGVVLLHGHTRTRYGVLKYAPLFWKRGCSLFVYDARHHGESAGEYGTYGFYEKQDLERAIEFFSEISTVPEEQIGIFGASFGAATALQYAEGRNDFAFVIADSPYMDMRSIIEKRAVDLYSPLVLFLSPIALSIAELRADFLVDEVSPKKAAKYITIPVLIIHSRTDEFTPVSHSEEIYQNLKSNRKQLLVTDWGAKHCKSIDLRFDEYESVVNTFLKEKTSFPK; encoded by the coding sequence ATGAAAAAGATTCTCAGTACATTTATTATTTTTCTCACCTTTTTTTTGCTAGGTGCAGGTTATTATTTTTCAACTTCCATCGTTTCTTTCCCTGTAACAAGTTTAGAAGAAGACAAAACAAAATTAAAAATTGAGTCCGTTGCCGATTTTGGACTCCCAGAACCGGAATCCATTCGGTTCCAAAACGGAAGTTTACGACTTCGAGGTTGGTATTTCAAAAATCCAAAAAAGAAAAAATGTGGGGTTGTTTTGCTGCATGGTCATACGCGAACCCGTTATGGTGTTCTCAAGTATGCTCCTTTATTTTGGAAAAGAGGTTGTAGTTTGTTTGTTTATGATGCAAGGCATCACGGTGAAAGTGCAGGAGAATACGGAACGTACGGTTTTTATGAGAAACAAGATCTAGAGCGTGCAATTGAATTTTTTTCAGAGATTAGCACTGTTCCCGAAGAACAAATTGGAATTTTTGGAGCCTCTTTTGGTGCTGCCACCGCATTACAATATGCAGAAGGACGAAATGACTTTGCCTTTGTGATTGCCGACTCACCATATATGGATATGCGTTCTATTATCGAAAAAAGAGCTGTTGATTTATATTCGCCCCTGGTTCTATTTTTATCTCCGATTGCCCTATCGATTGCAGAATTACGGGCGGACTTTCTTGTGGATGAAGTATCCCCTAAGAAGGCAGCAAAATACATAACTATACCAGTTTTAATCATCCATTCTAGAACAGATGAGTTCACACCGGTTTCCCATTCGGAAGAAATTTATCAAAATTTAAAATCCAATCGAAAACAATTACTAGTTACGGATTGGGGCGCTAAACATTGTAAGTCGATTGACCTTCGGTTTGACGAATACGAATCGGTAGTGAATACTTTTCTGAAAGAGAAAACATCCTTTCCTAAGTAA
- a CDS encoding SH3 domain-containing protein, which produces MSSGLLISAPIVQEKSKQTKPSELFKRDSNSQIVIPVIGLNLHLFADQKSDVLRKLKFGEPVHFDKDSLESPKEDWIPVKLEDGLSGFIKRSVVRSVPPKQYLSTLLFEAERMIHSKNIDFTAKQEITDTIFTISLNGKFTGDEYIFIRAKAGYFLKKTVDLMNEKGIKPDNDPSTLEFLKHHQTKLLYDYNSGKYYVDSNYFWKLLESYPKTKHSDYAGYLATESMPMADCGVDLKCRLEEMRKGKLRYLYLFPTGNYVNLYTKDLVTSLHSMTKDPDSIPCFTPVGEGIKSEISQMIRYASEIGPREKKQILPHLQILKKECFR; this is translated from the coding sequence ATGTCGAGTGGATTGCTAATTTCCGCTCCGATCGTACAAGAAAAGTCAAAACAAACAAAACCTTCCGAACTATTCAAACGAGACTCAAATTCTCAGATTGTCATTCCAGTCATTGGACTCAACTTACATCTATTTGCTGACCAGAAAAGTGATGTTTTGCGTAAACTTAAGTTTGGCGAACCTGTTCATTTTGATAAGGATTCACTTGAGAGCCCTAAGGAAGATTGGATCCCTGTAAAATTAGAAGATGGACTTTCTGGATTTATCAAACGTTCTGTTGTCCGTTCGGTTCCGCCCAAACAGTATTTGTCTACTTTGTTATTTGAAGCGGAACGTATGATCCATTCCAAAAATATTGATTTTACAGCAAAACAAGAAATTACAGATACAATTTTTACAATTTCCTTAAACGGAAAATTTACAGGTGATGAATACATTTTTATTCGGGCCAAAGCTGGATATTTTTTAAAGAAAACAGTGGATCTTATGAATGAGAAGGGAATCAAACCGGATAACGATCCATCTACTTTAGAGTTTTTAAAACACCACCAAACAAAGTTATTGTACGACTATAATTCCGGAAAATACTATGTTGATTCTAATTATTTTTGGAAACTTTTAGAATCCTATCCAAAAACCAAACATTCGGATTACGCGGGTTACTTGGCAACGGAAAGTATGCCTATGGCCGATTGTGGGGTAGACCTAAAATGCCGGTTGGAAGAAATGCGAAAAGGGAAACTTCGTTATCTCTATTTATTTCCTACTGGGAATTATGTGAATTTATATACCAAGGATTTGGTAACCAGTTTACATTCTATGACTAAGGATCCCGATTCCATTCCTTGTTTTACGCCAGTTGGGGAAGGTATCAAATCTGAGATCAGCCAAATGATTCGATATGCATCCGAGATTGGGCCCAGAGAAAAAAAACAAATTTTACCTCACTTACAAATCCTAAAGAAAGAATGTTTTCGTTAG
- a CDS encoding alpha/beta fold hydrolase, with protein MKLSYKLYPFQQATEGKKSVGDIIILHGLFGSSKNWVTVAKTLSAFGSVYTLDQRNHGDSPHSDEHSIKLMSEDLEEFLTDHKIQNPILLGHSMGGLVAMYFDFTHPSFLKELIIQDIAPRSYPFAYENEIQSMSFPLQGFSSRTDIDAEMTKYLPDTFIRQFLLMSLERMDSGEYRWKLNVAGLNRARRVFESIFSESVSSDTKTLFLIGGKSEYITKDDLVLIEKKFPNLLVKIIPDGGHYIHFTHQKEYLQILGEEFSLIS; from the coding sequence TTGAAACTAAGTTATAAACTTTATCCATTCCAACAAGCGACAGAAGGCAAAAAATCCGTAGGAGATATCATCATCTTACATGGATTATTTGGATCTTCTAAAAATTGGGTGACTGTGGCAAAAACTCTTTCTGCTTTTGGATCTGTATATACACTCGACCAAAGAAATCATGGAGACTCTCCTCATTCCGATGAACATTCCATAAAACTGATGTCAGAGGATTTAGAAGAATTTTTAACCGATCATAAAATTCAAAATCCAATTTTACTGGGTCATTCAATGGGTGGACTGGTTGCGATGTATTTTGATTTTACCCACCCTAGTTTTCTGAAAGAACTCATCATCCAAGACATCGCCCCGAGATCCTATCCGTTTGCTTATGAAAATGAAATTCAATCTATGTCTTTTCCTTTGCAAGGATTTAGTTCTCGAACTGACATTGATGCGGAGATGACAAAATATTTACCCGATACTTTTATCCGGCAATTTTTACTGATGAGTTTGGAAAGAATGGATTCTGGAGAATATAGATGGAAATTGAACGTGGCTGGTTTAAATCGTGCAAGGCGAGTTTTTGAAAGTATTTTTTCTGAATCAGTTTCATCGGATACAAAAACTCTTTTTTTAATTGGAGGGAAATCTGAATACATCACTAAGGATGATTTAGTTTTGATCGAAAAAAAATTTCCCAATCTTTTGGTGAAAATCATTCCTGACGGTGGGCATTATATCCATTTCACACACCAAAAGGAATATTTACAAATTTTAGGGGAGGAGTTTTCTTTAATTTCTTGA